A genomic window from Camelus ferus isolate YT-003-E chromosome 9, BCGSAC_Cfer_1.0, whole genome shotgun sequence includes:
- the LOC116666008 gene encoding leukocyte immunoglobulin-like receptor subfamily B member 4 isoform X2, producing the protein MTGKPASLRTHPVGLRAEGTVSPPSAQPGPQGGGAMTPTLTALLCLGLSVGVRTQVQAGTLPKPTIWAEPGSVIPWGRPVTIWCQGTLGAQEFRLHKEGSLARWDTQRPLEPGDKATFSISYMTEHNTGRYRCYYHSLTSRSQDSDALVLRMSGWLRGIPSLSVQPGSMVASGQSVTLLCQSRISMDTFLLFKEGAAHPPLRLRSKFQGGQYRAEFSLSPVTAAHGGTYRCYSSLNTSPYLLSQPSDPLKLPVSGGAPGLRWYVNVPITGSVAFVVIVLLLLLLIRYLCQERRRKSDAAENDTQPAEGVQLDHQAAPSTCPQDVTHSTLRWETIAAPPSRSGEPPAEPTLYATLAIH; encoded by the exons ATGACGGGAAAACCAGCCTCCCTGCGGACACACCCTGTGGGTCTCCGTGCTGAGGGCACCGTGTCTCCTCCATCTGCACAGCCTGGACCACAGGGAGGAGGCGCCATGACCCCCACCCTCACGGCCCTGCTGTGTCTCG GGCTGAGTGTGGGCGTGAGGACCCAGGTGCAGGCAG GGACCCTCCCCAAACCCACCATCTGGGCTGAGCCAGGCTCTGTGATCCCCTGGGGGAGGCCCGTGACCATCTGGTGTCAGGGGACCCTGGGGGCCCAGGAGTTCCGTCTGCATAAAGAGGGAAGCCTAGCCCGCTGGGACACACAGCGCCCACTGGAGCCCGGGGACAAGGCCACGTTTTCCATCTCATACATGACAGAGCACAACACAGGGAGATACCGCTGTTACTATCACAGCCTCACCAGCAGGTCACAGGACAGTGATGCCCTGGTGCTGCGGATGTCAG GATGGCTGCGTGGCATCCCCTCCCTCTCGGTGCAGCCGGGCTCCATGGTGGCGTCAGGACAGAGTGTGACCCTGCTGTGTCAGTCAAGGATCTCCATGGACACCTTCCTTCTGTTCAAGGAGGGGGCAGCCCATCCCCCGCTGCGTCTTAGATCAAAGTTCCAAGGTGGGCAGTACCGGGCCGAGTTCTCCCTGAGTCCTGTGACCGCAGCCCACGGGGGGACCTACAGGTGCTACAGCTCACTCAACACCTCCCCCTACCTGCTGTCACAGCCCAGTGACCCCCTGAAGCTCCCGGTCTCAG GAGGTGCCCCAGGTCTCAGGTGGTACGTGAACGTTCCGATCACAGGCTCAGTGGCCTTCGTCGTcatcgtcctcctcctcctcctcctcatccgcTATCTGTGTCAGGAAAGACGCAGGAAGTCAG ATGCCGCCGAGAACGACACACAGCCTGCGGAGGGGGTGCAGCTGGACCATCAG GCTGCCCCATCTACATGCCCCCAGGATGTGACCCACTCGACTCTCAGATGGGAGACGATTGCAGCCCCTCCATCCCGGTCGGGGGAGCCCCCGGCAGAGCCCACCTTGTACGCCACACTTGCCATCCACTAG
- the LOC116666008 gene encoding leukocyte immunoglobulin-like receptor subfamily B member 4 isoform X1 has protein sequence MTPTLTALLCLGTSLPGLSVGVRTQVQAGTLPKPTIWAEPGSVIPWGRPVTIWCQGTLGAQEFRLHKEGSLARWDTQRPLEPGDKATFSISYMTEHNTGRYRCYYHSLTSRSQDSDALVLRMSGWLRGIPSLSVQPGSMVASGQSVTLLCQSRISMDTFLLFKEGAAHPPLRLRSKFQGGQYRAEFSLSPVTAAHGGTYRCYSSLNTSPYLLSQPSDPLKLPVSGGAPGLRWYVNVPITGSVAFVVIVLLLLLLIRYLCQERRRKSDAAENDTQPAEGVQLDHQAAPSTCPQDVTHSTLRWETIAAPPSRSGEPPAEPTLYATLAIH, from the exons ATGACCCCCACCCTCACGGCCCTGCTGTGTCTCG GGACCTCTCTTCCAGGGCTGAGTGTGGGCGTGAGGACCCAGGTGCAGGCAG GGACCCTCCCCAAACCCACCATCTGGGCTGAGCCAGGCTCTGTGATCCCCTGGGGGAGGCCCGTGACCATCTGGTGTCAGGGGACCCTGGGGGCCCAGGAGTTCCGTCTGCATAAAGAGGGAAGCCTAGCCCGCTGGGACACACAGCGCCCACTGGAGCCCGGGGACAAGGCCACGTTTTCCATCTCATACATGACAGAGCACAACACAGGGAGATACCGCTGTTACTATCACAGCCTCACCAGCAGGTCACAGGACAGTGATGCCCTGGTGCTGCGGATGTCAG GATGGCTGCGTGGCATCCCCTCCCTCTCGGTGCAGCCGGGCTCCATGGTGGCGTCAGGACAGAGTGTGACCCTGCTGTGTCAGTCAAGGATCTCCATGGACACCTTCCTTCTGTTCAAGGAGGGGGCAGCCCATCCCCCGCTGCGTCTTAGATCAAAGTTCCAAGGTGGGCAGTACCGGGCCGAGTTCTCCCTGAGTCCTGTGACCGCAGCCCACGGGGGGACCTACAGGTGCTACAGCTCACTCAACACCTCCCCCTACCTGCTGTCACAGCCCAGTGACCCCCTGAAGCTCCCGGTCTCAG GAGGTGCCCCAGGTCTCAGGTGGTACGTGAACGTTCCGATCACAGGCTCAGTGGCCTTCGTCGTcatcgtcctcctcctcctcctcctcatccgcTATCTGTGTCAGGAAAGACGCAGGAAGTCAG ATGCCGCCGAGAACGACACACAGCCTGCGGAGGGGGTGCAGCTGGACCATCAG GCTGCCCCATCTACATGCCCCCAGGATGTGACCCACTCGACTCTCAGATGGGAGACGATTGCAGCCCCTCCATCCCGGTCGGGGGAGCCCCCGGCAGAGCCCACCTTGTACGCCACACTTGCCATCCACTAG
- the LOC116666008 gene encoding leukocyte immunoglobulin-like receptor subfamily B member 5 isoform X3, which translates to MTPTLTALLCLEHNTGRYRCYYHSLTSRSQDSDALVLRMSGWLRGIPSLSVQPGSMVASGQSVTLLCQSRISMDTFLLFKEGAAHPPLRLRSKFQGGQYRAEFSLSPVTAAHGGTYRCYSSLNTSPYLLSQPSDPLKLPVSGGAPGLRWYVNVPITGSVAFVVIVLLLLLLIRYLCQERRRKSDAAENDTQPAEGVQLDHQAAPSTCPQDVTHSTLRWETIAAPPSRSGEPPAEPTLYATLAIH; encoded by the exons ATGACCCCCACCCTCACGGCCCTGCTGTGTCTCG AGCACAACACAGGGAGATACCGCTGTTACTATCACAGCCTCACCAGCAGGTCACAGGACAGTGATGCCCTGGTGCTGCGGATGTCAG GATGGCTGCGTGGCATCCCCTCCCTCTCGGTGCAGCCGGGCTCCATGGTGGCGTCAGGACAGAGTGTGACCCTGCTGTGTCAGTCAAGGATCTCCATGGACACCTTCCTTCTGTTCAAGGAGGGGGCAGCCCATCCCCCGCTGCGTCTTAGATCAAAGTTCCAAGGTGGGCAGTACCGGGCCGAGTTCTCCCTGAGTCCTGTGACCGCAGCCCACGGGGGGACCTACAGGTGCTACAGCTCACTCAACACCTCCCCCTACCTGCTGTCACAGCCCAGTGACCCCCTGAAGCTCCCGGTCTCAG GAGGTGCCCCAGGTCTCAGGTGGTACGTGAACGTTCCGATCACAGGCTCAGTGGCCTTCGTCGTcatcgtcctcctcctcctcctcctcatccgcTATCTGTGTCAGGAAAGACGCAGGAAGTCAG ATGCCGCCGAGAACGACACACAGCCTGCGGAGGGGGTGCAGCTGGACCATCAG GCTGCCCCATCTACATGCCCCCAGGATGTGACCCACTCGACTCTCAGATGGGAGACGATTGCAGCCCCTCCATCCCGGTCGGGGGAGCCCCCGGCAGAGCCCACCTTGTACGCCACACTTGCCATCCACTAG
- the LOC102511408 gene encoding leukocyte immunoglobulin-like receptor subfamily B member 2 isoform X4 has protein sequence MSPPSAQPGPQGGGAMTPTLTALLCLGVYSKPSLSALRSPVVTSGGNVTLRCGSWQGFDRFILTKEGEDKPSGALDAQPQPSGQTQALFPVGPVPPSPRWTFRCYGCYRSKRQVWSAPSDPLELLVSGVSGKPSLLTPQGPVVALGQNLTLQCRSDVGYERYALFKEGEQDLLQRPGRQPQAGLSQADFPRGLVIRSDGGRYRCYGGHNLSSEWSAPSDPLDILVAGWLRDTPSLSVQPGPTVASGENVTLLCQSSTWRDTFLLSKEGAAHPPLRLRSKFQGGQYRAEFSLSPVTAAHRGTYRCYSSLNSDPYLLSLPSDPLELLVSGGPENQLLPPMESGPQTGLKSYLNVLIGVSAAFILLLLLLLLILWRHSRCRKSGAADPEPKNRGLQSSSSPAADAQDQNLYAAENDTQPAEGVQLDHQAAASEAPQDVTYAQLNHSTLRRETTAAPPSQSGEPPAEPSVYATLAIH, from the exons ATGTCTCCTCCATCTGCACAGCCTGGACCACAGGGAGGAGGCGCCATGACCCCCACGCTCACGGCCCTGCTGTGTCTCG GAGTCTACAGCAAACCCAGCCTCTCAGCCCTGCGGAGTCCCGTGGTGACCTCAGGAGGGAATGTGACCCTCCGGTGTGGCTCATGGCAGGGATTTGACAGGTTCATCCTGACTAAGGAAGGGGAAGACAAGCCCTCCGGGGCCCTGGACGCACAGCCACAGCCCAGCGGGCAGACCCAGGCCCTATTCCCTGTGGGCCCcgtgccccccagccccaggtggaCGTTCAGATGCTATGGCTGCTACAGGAGCAAACGCCAGGTGTGGTCGGCCCCCAGTGACCCCCTGGAGCTCCTGGTCTCAG GTGTGtctgggaagccctccctcctcaccccgcAGGGCCCTGTTGTGGCCTTGGGACAGAACCTGACCCTCCAATGTCGCTCTGATGTCGGCTACGAAAGATACGCTTTGTTCAAGGAGGGGGAACAAGACCTCCTCCAGCGCCCTGGccggcagccccaggctgggctctctCAGGCCGACTTCCCCCGGGGCCTGGTGATTCGCTCTGATGGGGGCCGGTACAGATGCTATGGGGGACACAACCTCTCCTCCGAGTGGTCGGCCCCCAGCGACCCCCTGGACATCCTGGTGGCAG GATGGCTGCGTGACACCCCCTCCCTCTCGGTGCAGCCGGGCCCCACGGTGGCCTCAGGAGAGAATGTGACCCTGCTGTGTCAGTCGAGTACCTGGAGGGACACCTTCCTTCTGTCCAAGGAGGGGGCAGCCCATCCCCCGCTGCGTCTTAGATCAAAGTTCCAAGGTGGGCAGTACCGGGCCGAGTTCTCCCTGAGTCCTGTGACCGCAGCCCACCGGGGGACCTACAGGTGCTACAGCTCACTCAACAGTGACCCCTACCTGCTGTCACTCCCCAGTGACCCCCTGGAGCTCCTGGTCTCAG gaggccctgagaACCAGCTCCTCCCTCCCATGGAGTCAGGCCCGCAGACGG GACTCAAATCGTACCTGAACGTTCTGATCGGGGTCTCGGCGGCCTTcatcctgctgctcctcctcctcctcctcatcctttggCGTCACAGCAGATGCAGGAAGTCGG GGGCTGCAGACCCCGAGCCCAAGAACAGAGGCCTGCAGAGCAG ctccagcccagctgCCGACGCCCAGGACCAGAACCTCt ATGCCGCCGAGAACGACACACAGCCTGCGGAGGGGGTGCAGCTGGACCATCAG GCTGCCGCATCTGAAGCCCCCCAGGATGTGACCTACGCCCAACTGAACCACTCGACCCTCAGACGGGAGACgactgcagcccctccctcccagtcgGGGGAGCCCCCCGCAGAGCCCAGCGTGTACGCCACACTCGCCATCCACTAG
- the LOC102511408 gene encoding leukocyte immunoglobulin-like receptor subfamily B member 2 isoform X5, translating to MTEHNTGVYSKPSLSALRSPVVTSGGNVTLRCGSWQGFDRFILTKEGEDKPSGALDAQPQPSGQTQALFPVGPVPPSPRWTFRCYGCYRSKRQVWSAPSDPLELLVSGVSGKPSLLTPQGPVVALGQNLTLQCRSDVGYERYALFKEGEQDLLQRPGRQPQAGLSQADFPRGLVIRSDGGRYRCYGGHNLSSEWSAPSDPLDILVAGWLRDTPSLSVQPGPTVASGENVTLLCQSSTWRDTFLLSKEGAAHPPLRLRSKFQGGQYRAEFSLSPVTAAHRGTYRCYSSLNSDPYLLSLPSDPLELLVSGGPENQLLPPMESGPQTGLKSYLNVLIGVSAAFILLLLLLLLILWRHSRCRKSGAADPEPKNRGLQSSSSPAADAQDQNLYAAENDTQPAEGVQLDHQAAASEAPQDVTYAQLNHSTLRRETTAAPPSQSGEPPAEPSVYATLAIH from the exons ATGACAGAGCACAACACAG GAGTCTACAGCAAACCCAGCCTCTCAGCCCTGCGGAGTCCCGTGGTGACCTCAGGAGGGAATGTGACCCTCCGGTGTGGCTCATGGCAGGGATTTGACAGGTTCATCCTGACTAAGGAAGGGGAAGACAAGCCCTCCGGGGCCCTGGACGCACAGCCACAGCCCAGCGGGCAGACCCAGGCCCTATTCCCTGTGGGCCCcgtgccccccagccccaggtggaCGTTCAGATGCTATGGCTGCTACAGGAGCAAACGCCAGGTGTGGTCGGCCCCCAGTGACCCCCTGGAGCTCCTGGTCTCAG GTGTGtctgggaagccctccctcctcaccccgcAGGGCCCTGTTGTGGCCTTGGGACAGAACCTGACCCTCCAATGTCGCTCTGATGTCGGCTACGAAAGATACGCTTTGTTCAAGGAGGGGGAACAAGACCTCCTCCAGCGCCCTGGccggcagccccaggctgggctctctCAGGCCGACTTCCCCCGGGGCCTGGTGATTCGCTCTGATGGGGGCCGGTACAGATGCTATGGGGGACACAACCTCTCCTCCGAGTGGTCGGCCCCCAGCGACCCCCTGGACATCCTGGTGGCAG GATGGCTGCGTGACACCCCCTCCCTCTCGGTGCAGCCGGGCCCCACGGTGGCCTCAGGAGAGAATGTGACCCTGCTGTGTCAGTCGAGTACCTGGAGGGACACCTTCCTTCTGTCCAAGGAGGGGGCAGCCCATCCCCCGCTGCGTCTTAGATCAAAGTTCCAAGGTGGGCAGTACCGGGCCGAGTTCTCCCTGAGTCCTGTGACCGCAGCCCACCGGGGGACCTACAGGTGCTACAGCTCACTCAACAGTGACCCCTACCTGCTGTCACTCCCCAGTGACCCCCTGGAGCTCCTGGTCTCAG gaggccctgagaACCAGCTCCTCCCTCCCATGGAGTCAGGCCCGCAGACGG GACTCAAATCGTACCTGAACGTTCTGATCGGGGTCTCGGCGGCCTTcatcctgctgctcctcctcctcctcctcatcctttggCGTCACAGCAGATGCAGGAAGTCGG GGGCTGCAGACCCCGAGCCCAAGAACAGAGGCCTGCAGAGCAG ctccagcccagctgCCGACGCCCAGGACCAGAACCTCt ATGCCGCCGAGAACGACACACAGCCTGCGGAGGGGGTGCAGCTGGACCATCAG GCTGCCGCATCTGAAGCCCCCCAGGATGTGACCTACGCCCAACTGAACCACTCGACCCTCAGACGGGAGACgactgcagcccctccctcccagtcgGGGGAGCCCCCCGCAGAGCCCAGCGTGTACGCCACACTCGCCATCCACTAG